The following are encoded in a window of Sphaerisporangium siamense genomic DNA:
- the argS gene encoding arginine--tRNA ligase: MTDPQLVLAERVQQALGTAFGPEHVSADPLIRPSQFADFQANVALSLAKRLRRAPREVAEAIASALGAGGPDDPFSKVEVSGPGFLNITLSDAWISTQAEQVLQDPRSGVGRSTPPQTVIVDYSAPNAAKEMHVGHLRTTIVGDSLVRLLEHLGDRVIRQNHLGDWGTPFGMLIEHLLDIGEANAIARLEAGEGNEYYQEARAKFDSDPAFKERSRRRVATLQAEDPETIRLWHLFMDATIRYFNKVYATLGVTLTDADIAGESTYNAMLAEVCHDLESSGLAVISEGALCVFPPGFTGTDDKPLPLIIRKSDGGYGYATTDLAAVRYRVRDLKADRILYVVGNEQALHFQMVFAAARQAGWLPDEVAAEHIRIGMMLGSDGRRFRTRSGESIKLTDLLEEAVERASAAIADRDYDEATRSEIAHVVGMGAVKYADLSLSHDSEYIFDFDRMLAFTGNTGPYMQYATARIRSIFRKGGIDPAEVTGPIILGEQAERDLALQLLGFGTVVEAAARAAEPHRVCAYLFETASAFTTFYEKCPVLKDGVDPATRASRLALCALTLRVLESGLNLLGVPVPDRM, encoded by the coding sequence ATGACCGACCCGCAGCTCGTGCTCGCCGAGCGGGTCCAGCAGGCGCTGGGCACCGCCTTCGGCCCTGAGCACGTGAGCGCCGACCCGCTGATCCGGCCCTCCCAGTTCGCCGACTTCCAGGCGAACGTCGCGCTGAGCCTGGCCAAGCGGCTGCGACGCGCCCCGCGGGAGGTCGCCGAGGCCATCGCGTCCGCGCTCGGCGCGGGCGGCCCCGACGATCCCTTCTCCAAGGTCGAGGTCAGCGGCCCCGGCTTCCTCAACATCACGCTGAGCGACGCGTGGATCTCCACCCAGGCCGAGCAGGTCCTGCAGGATCCCCGTAGCGGCGTCGGCCGCTCCACGCCCCCGCAGACCGTCATCGTCGACTACTCCGCGCCCAACGCCGCCAAAGAGATGCACGTCGGCCACCTGCGCACCACCATCGTCGGCGACTCGCTGGTTCGGCTCCTCGAACACCTCGGCGACCGCGTCATCCGGCAGAACCACCTGGGCGACTGGGGCACTCCGTTCGGCATGCTCATCGAGCACCTCCTCGACATCGGCGAGGCCAACGCCATCGCGCGGCTGGAGGCCGGCGAGGGCAACGAGTACTACCAGGAGGCCCGGGCCAAGTTCGACTCCGACCCCGCCTTCAAGGAGCGCTCGCGGCGGCGCGTCGCCACCCTCCAGGCCGAAGACCCGGAGACGATCCGGTTGTGGCACCTGTTCATGGACGCCACGATCCGCTACTTCAACAAGGTCTACGCCACCCTCGGCGTCACGCTCACCGACGCCGACATCGCCGGCGAGAGCACCTACAACGCCATGCTCGCCGAGGTCTGCCACGATCTGGAGTCGAGCGGGCTCGCGGTGATCAGCGAGGGCGCACTGTGCGTGTTCCCACCCGGCTTCACCGGCACCGACGACAAGCCCCTGCCGCTCATCATCCGGAAGAGCGACGGCGGATACGGCTACGCCACCACCGACCTCGCCGCCGTCCGGTACCGCGTGCGCGACCTCAAGGCCGACCGCATCCTCTACGTCGTCGGCAACGAGCAGGCCCTCCACTTCCAGATGGTCTTCGCCGCCGCCCGGCAGGCCGGCTGGCTGCCCGACGAGGTCGCCGCCGAGCACATCCGCATCGGCATGATGCTCGGCTCCGACGGCCGCCGGTTCCGCACCCGGAGCGGCGAGAGCATCAAGCTCACCGACCTCCTCGAGGAAGCCGTCGAGCGGGCCTCCGCCGCCATCGCCGACCGCGACTACGACGAGGCCACGCGCTCCGAGATCGCCCACGTCGTCGGCATGGGCGCGGTCAAGTACGCCGACCTGTCGCTCAGCCACGACAGCGAGTACATCTTCGACTTCGACCGCATGCTCGCCTTCACCGGCAACACCGGCCCGTACATGCAGTACGCCACGGCCAGAATCCGGTCGATCTTCCGCAAGGGCGGCATCGACCCGGCCGAGGTGACCGGGCCGATCATCCTGGGCGAACAGGCCGAACGCGATCTGGCGCTCCAGCTCCTGGGGTTCGGGACGGTCGTCGAGGCCGCCGCACGGGCCGCCGAGCCGCACCGCGTCTGCGCCTACCTGTTCGAGACCGCGAGCGCCTTCACCACCTTCTACGAGAAGTGCCCGGTCCTGAAGGACGGCGTCGACCCGGCCACGCGCGCCTCCCGGCTCGCCCTGTGCGCGCTCACGCTTCGCGTGCTGGAGTCGGGTCTGAACCTTTTGGGTGTCCCGGTCCCTGACCGCATGTGA
- the plsX gene encoding phosphate acyltransferase PlsX: MGGDNAPGEIVAGAVAAVRDHGVPVVLVGSPRTVSEALAVHDAVGEIPIVRAEEAIAMDEGALASLRRPRSSIAVACHLVRRGDASAVVSAGSTAGVVATGKLRLRAQQGVLRPAIAVPLPTRPHPTVLLDAGATADVKPETLVQFAHLGAAYAETALDLAAPRVGLLTIGGEAEKGNKLTKRAHELLAAAVPSLNFTGNVEGHDLLNGVVDVIVTDGFTGNIALKTMEGAVRYAFSELRETLEGGHVARLAAALQRRRLRDLRKRLDPEVYGGAVLLGLNGTVVIAHGASTAKGVTAACVLALNLARQGTVAHVGERIAAGHKHRRW, from the coding sequence ATGGGAGGCGACAACGCCCCCGGCGAGATCGTGGCGGGAGCCGTGGCGGCCGTGCGGGACCACGGGGTGCCCGTCGTGCTCGTCGGATCCCCCCGGACGGTGTCGGAGGCCCTCGCGGTCCACGACGCCGTCGGAGAGATCCCGATCGTGCGCGCGGAAGAGGCCATCGCCATGGACGAGGGCGCCCTCGCCAGCCTGCGCCGTCCCCGCTCCAGCATCGCCGTCGCCTGCCACCTCGTACGGCGCGGCGACGCCTCGGCGGTCGTGTCCGCCGGGTCCACGGCCGGGGTCGTGGCCACCGGCAAGCTCAGGCTGAGAGCCCAGCAGGGCGTGCTACGGCCCGCCATCGCCGTCCCCCTCCCCACCAGGCCCCACCCCACCGTCCTTCTGGACGCCGGCGCCACCGCCGACGTCAAGCCGGAGACACTCGTCCAGTTCGCGCACCTCGGCGCCGCCTACGCCGAGACCGCGCTCGACCTGGCCGCGCCGCGCGTCGGGCTGCTCACGATCGGCGGGGAGGCCGAGAAGGGCAACAAGCTCACCAAGCGCGCCCACGAGCTGCTCGCCGCCGCCGTGCCCTCCCTCAACTTCACCGGCAACGTCGAGGGCCACGACCTGCTGAACGGCGTCGTGGACGTCATCGTCACCGACGGCTTCACCGGCAACATCGCCCTCAAGACCATGGAGGGCGCCGTCCGGTACGCCTTCAGCGAGCTGCGCGAGACCCTCGAAGGCGGGCACGTCGCGCGGCTCGCGGCGGCGCTGCAACGGCGGCGGCTTCGCGACCTGCGCAAGCGCCTGGACCCCGAGGTGTACGGCGGGGCGGTCCTGCTCGGGCTCAACGGCACCGTGGTCATCGCGCACGGCGCCTCGACGGCCAAGGGCGTCACGGCCGCCTGCGTCCTCGCGCTGAACCTCGCCCGCCAGGGCACCGTGGCCCACGTCGGCGAACGCATCGCGGCCGGACACAAACATCGCCGCTGGTAG
- a CDS encoding DUF1707 SHOCT-like domain-containing protein, with translation MSSLTPFESRDTAQRASDADRDHVAAVLGEALATGRLTSVEHADRLEATYNAVTIGELVPITRDLPGLAPAASPGIGADRQQVTAVFSKIIRGGRWVTGRHTVLRSTFGALIIDLTDAVLPGREITLELNSFCGKLIVRVPENARVLDEGSAIFSKRHVSAGNEGGEDGDPNGPLIRVTGRAVFGKVVVSRGATAFHWPWHAH, from the coding sequence GTGAGTTCCCTTACGCCCTTCGAGTCGCGCGACACCGCCCAGCGGGCGTCCGACGCCGACCGCGACCACGTCGCCGCCGTCCTGGGCGAGGCCCTCGCCACCGGCCGGCTCACCAGCGTCGAGCACGCCGACCGGCTTGAGGCCACCTACAACGCGGTGACGATCGGCGAGCTCGTCCCCATCACCCGCGACCTGCCCGGCCTCGCCCCCGCCGCCTCGCCCGGGATCGGCGCCGACCGGCAGCAGGTCACCGCCGTGTTCAGCAAGATCATCCGAGGGGGCCGCTGGGTCACCGGACGCCACACCGTCCTGCGCTCCACCTTCGGGGCCCTGATCATCGACCTCACCGACGCCGTGCTGCCCGGGCGCGAGATCACCCTCGAACTCAACTCCTTCTGCGGCAAGCTGATCGTCCGCGTCCCCGAGAACGCCCGGGTGTTGGACGAGGGCAGCGCCATCTTCTCCAAGCGCCACGTCTCCGCCGGCAACGAGGGCGGCGAGGACGGCGATCCCAACGGCCCGCTGATCCGGGTCACCGGGCGCGCCGTGTTCGGCAAGGTCGTGGTCTCGCGCGGCGCCACCGCCTTCCACTGGCCCTGGCACGCGCACTGA
- a CDS encoding KamA family radical SAM protein: MTLTQAGTRGFRAYTAKHLDELLQRAGYDTETRLRIRAVASVLPFRTNGYVVDELIDWSDIPGDPIYRLVFPQEDMLPESDVSSIAALLRSDAPAAEIQAAANKVRMTLNPHPAGQMELNMPRVGTEPMPGVQHKYPETVLFFPKQGQTCHAYCTYCFRWAQFVGEPDLKMASDDVQGLVRYLREHPRVTSVLITGGDPMIMSAPVLRRYVEPLLALDQLESIRIGTKSLAYWPGRFVTDPDAADVLRLFSTVVESGKNLAFMAHFSHPREMEPELVQTAVRAIRDTGAVIRTQAPLIRTINDRPEVWERMWRAQLALGMVPYYMFVERDTGPQDYFAVPLARAYEIYRDAYARVSGLCRTVRGPSMSATPGKVCVDGVAEVAGRRVFVLHLIQARDPSLVGRPFFAEYDPSAVWLDDLRPAFADRFPFETGASDAARPPVTPGGPPGRP, translated from the coding sequence GTGACCCTGACACAGGCCGGTACGCGAGGTTTCCGGGCCTACACGGCCAAGCATCTGGACGAACTGCTCCAACGGGCTGGATACGACACGGAGACACGGCTGCGCATCCGGGCGGTCGCGTCCGTGCTGCCGTTCCGGACCAATGGGTACGTCGTGGACGAGCTGATCGACTGGTCCGACATCCCCGGCGATCCCATCTACCGCCTGGTGTTCCCGCAGGAGGACATGCTCCCGGAGAGCGACGTGTCCTCCATCGCCGCGCTTCTCCGGTCGGACGCGCCCGCCGCCGAGATCCAGGCGGCGGCCAACAAGGTGCGCATGACGCTCAACCCTCACCCTGCCGGGCAGATGGAGCTGAACATGCCCAGGGTCGGCACGGAGCCGATGCCTGGCGTGCAGCACAAGTACCCCGAGACCGTGCTGTTCTTCCCCAAGCAGGGGCAGACGTGCCACGCCTACTGCACGTACTGCTTCCGCTGGGCGCAGTTCGTCGGCGAGCCGGACCTCAAGATGGCCTCCGACGACGTCCAAGGGCTGGTCCGCTACCTGCGCGAGCACCCGCGGGTGACCAGCGTGCTCATCACCGGCGGCGACCCGATGATCATGAGTGCTCCCGTGCTGCGAAGGTACGTCGAGCCGCTGCTCGCGCTCGACCAGCTGGAATCGATCCGCATCGGCACCAAGTCGCTGGCCTACTGGCCCGGCCGGTTCGTCACCGACCCCGACGCGGCCGACGTCCTCAGGCTGTTCTCCACGGTGGTCGAGTCCGGCAAGAACCTCGCCTTCATGGCGCACTTCTCCCACCCGCGCGAGATGGAGCCCGAGCTCGTCCAGACGGCGGTGCGGGCGATCAGGGACACCGGGGCGGTGATCCGCACCCAGGCGCCGCTGATCCGCACGATCAACGACCGTCCGGAGGTGTGGGAGCGGATGTGGCGCGCTCAGCTCGCCCTGGGCATGGTGCCCTACTACATGTTCGTCGAGCGCGACACCGGGCCGCAGGACTACTTCGCGGTGCCGCTCGCGCGGGCGTACGAGATCTACCGCGACGCCTACGCGCGGGTGTCCGGCCTGTGCCGCACGGTGCGGGGGCCGTCGATGTCCGCCACGCCGGGGAAGGTGTGCGTCGACGGGGTCGCCGAGGTGGCGGGGCGGCGGGTGTTCGTGCTGCACCTGATCCAGGCGCGCGACCCGAGCCTGGTCGGGAGGCCCTTCTTCGCGGAGTACGACCCGAGCGCGGTGTGGCTCGACGACCTGCGCCCGGCCTTCGCGGACCGTTTTCCCTTCGAGACCGGGGCTTCGGACGCGGCACGGCCGCCGGTGACGCCGGGCGGCCCGCCCGGCCGGCCGTAA
- a CDS encoding YbhB/YbcL family Raf kinase inhibitor-like protein, which translates to MAKQPPIPYDFLPEVSALTVESDDVRDGERLSEEQVFDGWGMNGGNVSPHLRWSGAPAGTKSFAVTCFDPDAPTGSGFWHWVLYDIPADVTELPAGAGSAGFEGLPAGAVHGRNDYGLKHYGGAAPPPGAPHRYLFAVHALGVEKLDLGDDPAAAVVGFNVTANTLARGYVAPIYEI; encoded by the coding sequence GTGGCAAAGCAGCCACCGATTCCCTACGACTTCCTGCCCGAGGTCTCGGCGCTCACGGTCGAGAGCGACGACGTCCGGGACGGTGAGCGCCTGTCGGAGGAGCAGGTCTTCGACGGCTGGGGCATGAACGGCGGCAACGTCTCGCCGCATCTGCGCTGGTCCGGCGCGCCCGCGGGCACCAAGAGCTTCGCCGTCACCTGCTTCGACCCCGACGCGCCGACGGGCAGCGGCTTCTGGCACTGGGTGCTCTACGACATACCCGCCGACGTCACCGAGCTGCCCGCGGGCGCCGGGTCGGCCGGGTTCGAGGGCCTGCCGGCGGGCGCTGTCCACGGGCGCAACGACTACGGCCTCAAGCACTACGGCGGCGCCGCGCCGCCTCCCGGCGCGCCGCACCGCTACCTGTTCGCCGTGCACGCGCTCGGCGTGGAGAAGCTCGACCTCGGGGACGACCCGGCGGCGGCCGTCGTGGGCTTCAACGTCACGGCCAACACGCTCGCCCGGGGCTACGTCGCGCCGATCTACGAGATCTGA
- a CDS encoding ABC transporter ATP-binding protein — protein sequence MANEQVTAQDPAPQDTSEPAPTVIVDDLHIVYRVFGAASDSEKGNAANALMRIVRRQGRPQMKEVHAVKGVTFIARHGDAIGIIGRNGSGKSTLLRAIAGLLPPHKGAVYTDGQPSLLGVNAALMKELTGERNIVLGCYAMGMTPAQVRERYDEIVEFSGIGEFVQFPMSTYSSGMGARLRFSIASAKTHNVLLIDEALATGDREFKRKSQERIQQMRDEAGTVFLVAHNLDVIEETCNRVIWLHKGKIKMDGDPATVLAAYNA from the coding sequence ATGGCGAACGAGCAGGTGACCGCCCAGGACCCGGCCCCGCAGGACACGTCCGAGCCCGCGCCCACGGTCATCGTCGACGACCTCCACATCGTCTACCGCGTCTTCGGCGCGGCCAGCGACAGCGAGAAGGGCAACGCCGCCAACGCCCTCATGCGCATCGTCCGCCGCCAGGGCCGGCCCCAGATGAAGGAGGTCCACGCCGTCAAGGGCGTCACCTTCATCGCCCGTCACGGCGACGCCATCGGCATCATCGGCCGCAACGGCTCGGGCAAGTCCACCCTGCTGCGGGCCATCGCGGGCCTCCTTCCCCCGCACAAGGGCGCCGTCTACACCGACGGCCAGCCCTCGCTCCTCGGCGTCAACGCGGCGCTGATGAAGGAGTTGACCGGCGAGCGCAACATCGTGCTCGGCTGCTACGCCATGGGCATGACCCCCGCCCAGGTCCGCGAGCGCTACGACGAGATCGTGGAGTTCTCCGGCATCGGCGAGTTCGTGCAGTTCCCCATGTCGACCTACTCCTCGGGCATGGGCGCCCGCCTGCGCTTCTCGATCGCCTCGGCCAAGACCCACAACGTGCTGCTGATCGACGAGGCCCTCGCCACCGGCGACCGCGAGTTCAAGCGCAAGAGCCAGGAGCGCATCCAGCAGATGCGCGACGAGGCCGGAACGGTCTTCCTCGTCGCCCACAACCTCGACGTCATCGAGGAAACCTGCAACCGCGTCATCTGGCTCCACAAGGGGAAGATCAAGATGGACGGCGACCCCGCGACGGTACTCGCGGCCTACAACGCGTAG
- a CDS encoding ABC transporter permease — protein MSQPDSAVADSRAGDRAHGSSQGGKESLSALAERHGLRRAIARPSLPVYLRQLWERRHFVLTYATSRNVSKYSDSILGQLWQVLTPLLNAAVYYLMFGLILGQKNNITNYPAFLITGVFVYGYTQRSITGGAKSISGNLSLIRALHFPRAALPLAYTIQEFQQLAISMGVLAVIVLITGEPLTWMWLLIPVALLLQTIFNIGMSLLLARIGAFVRDMNQLLPFILRTWLYTSGVFYSIPAKMKDNPDWARFLLEFNPPSVFIDLMRHLLLKTYPQDLVQHGFPHSSLPQLWLYAGFWAAVALIGGFWYFWRAEERYGRG, from the coding sequence ATGAGTCAGCCGGATTCCGCTGTCGCGGACTCCCGGGCGGGCGACCGGGCGCACGGCTCCTCCCAGGGAGGGAAGGAGTCGCTGTCCGCGCTCGCCGAGCGCCACGGGTTGCGACGCGCCATCGCGCGCCCCAGTCTGCCCGTTTACCTGCGTCAACTGTGGGAGCGGCGGCACTTCGTCCTGACGTACGCCACGTCGCGCAACGTCTCGAAGTACTCCGACTCGATCCTCGGGCAGCTCTGGCAGGTCCTGACGCCGCTGCTGAACGCGGCCGTCTACTACCTGATGTTCGGCCTGATCCTGGGGCAGAAGAACAACATCACCAACTATCCGGCGTTCCTCATCACCGGTGTGTTCGTGTACGGCTACACGCAGCGGTCGATCACCGGCGGCGCCAAGTCCATCTCGGGCAACCTGTCGCTGATCCGGGCCCTGCACTTCCCGCGCGCGGCCCTCCCCCTGGCGTACACCATCCAGGAGTTCCAGCAGCTCGCCATCTCCATGGGCGTCCTGGCCGTGATCGTGCTCATCACCGGCGAGCCTTTGACGTGGATGTGGCTGCTGATCCCGGTGGCGCTGCTCCTGCAGACCATCTTCAACATCGGCATGAGCCTGCTGCTCGCCCGCATCGGCGCGTTCGTCCGCGACATGAACCAGTTGCTGCCGTTCATCCTGCGCACCTGGCTCTACACCTCCGGCGTCTTCTACAGCATCCCGGCGAAGATGAAGGACAACCCCGACTGGGCCCGCTTCCTGCTGGAGTTCAACCCGCCGTCGGTCTTCATCGACCTGATGCGCCACCTGCTGCTGAAGACCTACCCACAGGACCTCGTCCAGCATGGCTTCCCGCACAGCAGCCTGCCCCAGCTGTGGCTGTACGCCGGCTTCTGGGCCGCGGTCGCGCTGATCGGCGGCTTCTGGTACTTCTGGCGGGCCGAGGAAAGGTACGGCCGTGGCTGA
- a CDS encoding peptide ABC transporter substrate-binding protein yields MRVTKGAQIVTATALLALAVAACGGSGDTSSSSSGTAAAGNAGAVRVEIAEPQHDLIPGNTTETAGAEVLNALFVGLVDYDAEKKPYNRIAESIESTDSTTWTVKLKDGYKWHNGEPVVAQNFVDSWNYTANGANAQEGNYFFGSIAGYDELNPGEGKTPSATTLSGLKVVDDKTFTVQLKNPFSGFPTMLGYTAFSPLPKAAFESEGKLKADFGSNPVGNGPFKIAKPWKRGTDQTISTVRNEEFKEGKAKVDAVDFKIYTDLATAFNDLRAGNLDIMDQLPPEAIATAKQEFGDRYIEQPSSGIGYIGFPVESGADYAKNADIRKAISMAIDRKTITETVFSGTRVPADDFISPVVAGYRQGACGEACTYDPAKAKALFQQAGGDKMSEVVIGYNGDGGHKEWIEAIANNLRTNLGAKVTPKPVEKFATILDDLGAKKWTGSFRMAWIMDYPSPENYLRPQFGSGGSSNYSGFKSKEFDDLLTKGDAAKTLDEGVKYYQQADDLVLKELPYIPVYFYQTNGAYSQHVKNVKIDPFERIDLFNVEKA; encoded by the coding sequence ATGCGTGTGACCAAGGGCGCACAGATCGTCACGGCGACCGCGTTGCTCGCGCTGGCGGTTGCGGCGTGTGGCGGTAGCGGCGACACATCCAGTTCCAGTTCGGGCACCGCCGCCGCGGGGAACGCGGGAGCGGTGCGGGTTGAGATCGCCGAGCCTCAGCACGACCTCATTCCGGGCAACACCACCGAGACCGCCGGCGCTGAAGTGCTGAACGCCCTGTTCGTCGGACTCGTCGACTACGACGCGGAGAAGAAGCCTTACAACCGCATCGCCGAGTCCATCGAGTCGACGGACTCCACGACGTGGACGGTCAAGCTCAAGGACGGGTACAAGTGGCACAACGGTGAACCCGTCGTCGCCCAGAACTTCGTCGACTCCTGGAACTACACGGCGAACGGCGCCAACGCCCAGGAGGGCAACTACTTCTTCGGCAGCATCGCCGGCTACGACGAGCTGAACCCGGGCGAGGGCAAGACGCCGTCGGCGACCACCCTCAGCGGCCTGAAGGTCGTCGACGACAAGACCTTCACCGTCCAGCTCAAGAACCCCTTCTCCGGCTTCCCGACCATGCTGGGCTACACGGCGTTCTCCCCGCTGCCCAAGGCCGCCTTCGAGTCCGAGGGCAAGCTGAAGGCCGACTTCGGCTCCAACCCGGTCGGCAACGGCCCCTTCAAGATCGCCAAGCCGTGGAAGCGCGGCACGGACCAGACCATCTCCACGGTCCGCAACGAGGAGTTCAAGGAGGGCAAGGCCAAGGTCGACGCCGTCGACTTCAAGATCTACACCGACCTGGCCACCGCCTTCAACGACCTGCGCGCCGGCAACCTGGACATCATGGACCAGCTGCCCCCCGAGGCCATCGCCACCGCCAAGCAGGAGTTCGGCGACCGCTACATCGAGCAGCCCTCCTCCGGTATCGGCTACATCGGCTTCCCGGTCGAGAGTGGCGCGGACTACGCCAAGAACGCGGACATCCGCAAGGCGATCTCCATGGCGATCGACCGCAAGACGATCACCGAGACCGTCTTCTCCGGCACCCGCGTCCCGGCCGACGACTTCATCAGCCCCGTCGTCGCCGGCTACCGCCAGGGCGCCTGCGGCGAGGCGTGCACCTACGACCCCGCCAAGGCCAAGGCCCTGTTCCAGCAGGCCGGCGGCGACAAGATGAGCGAGGTCGTCATCGGCTACAACGGCGACGGCGGCCACAAGGAGTGGATCGAGGCCATCGCCAACAACCTGCGCACCAACCTCGGTGCGAAGGTGACGCCGAAGCCCGTCGAGAAGTTCGCCACCATCCTCGACGACCTGGGCGCCAAGAAGTGGACCGGGTCCTTCCGCATGGCGTGGATCATGGACTACCCGTCGCCGGAGAACTACCTGCGCCCGCAGTTCGGCAGCGGCGGCAGCTCCAACTACTCCGGGTTCAAGAGCAAGGAGTTCGACGACCTGCTCACCAAGGGCGACGCCGCCAAGACCCTGGACGAGGGCGTCAAGTACTACCAGCAGGCCGACGACCTGGTCCTGAAGGAGCTCCCGTACATCCCGGTGTACTTCTACCAGACCAACGGCGCATACTCGCAGCACGTGAAGAACGTCAAGATTGACCCGTTCGAGCGGATCGACCTGTTCAACGTAGAGAAGGCCTGA
- a CDS encoding ABC transporter permease: MGRYVLRRLLQAIPVLLGTTFLIFAIVYALPGDPLQALAGEKRVDPVFAAAMREQFHLNEPLIVRYGYYIRDIVSGNFGTTFRGLPVSTIFEGKFQVTFKLAMTALIFEAIIGVGLGLWAALRRGKWEDKAILAFTLLLVSIPTLVSGFVLQLVLGVKLKQSTGLALFPVAGVGDGMRSYLLPGFVLATVSIAYLTRLTRTSLMETLRADYVRTAIAKGMPRRRVLGRHALRNSLIPMVTYLGADLGTLMGGAVITETIFNLPGIGQQLFQSVYLRENPVVVGIVTVLVLIYIVANLVVDLLYAVLDPRIRYE, encoded by the coding sequence ATGGGCCGCTACGTGCTACGGCGCCTGCTGCAGGCGATCCCTGTGTTGCTGGGCACCACGTTCCTCATCTTCGCCATCGTTTACGCCCTTCCGGGCGACCCCCTCCAGGCGCTGGCCGGCGAGAAGCGCGTCGATCCCGTCTTCGCGGCGGCGATGAGGGAACAGTTCCACCTGAACGAGCCGCTGATCGTGCGGTACGGGTACTACATCCGTGACATCGTCTCGGGCAACTTCGGAACCACGTTCCGCGGCCTGCCCGTCTCGACCATCTTCGAGGGCAAGTTCCAGGTCACCTTCAAGCTGGCGATGACGGCGCTCATCTTCGAGGCGATCATCGGCGTCGGGCTCGGCCTGTGGGCCGCGTTGCGCCGCGGCAAGTGGGAGGACAAGGCCATCCTGGCCTTCACCCTGCTGCTGGTCTCGATTCCCACGCTGGTCAGCGGCTTCGTGCTCCAGCTCGTCCTCGGCGTCAAGCTCAAGCAGAGCACCGGGCTCGCGCTTTTCCCGGTCGCGGGCGTGGGGGACGGCATGCGCAGCTACCTGCTGCCGGGCTTCGTGCTCGCCACCGTCTCCATCGCCTATCTGACCCGCCTCACGCGGACGAGCCTGATGGAGACCCTGCGCGCCGACTACGTGCGGACGGCCATCGCCAAGGGCATGCCACGCAGGCGGGTGCTCGGACGGCACGCGCTGCGCAACTCGCTGATCCCCATGGTGACGTACCTGGGCGCCGACCTCGGCACGCTCATGGGCGGCGCGGTGATCACCGAGACCATCTTCAACCTGCCCGGTATCGGTCAGCAGCTTTTCCAGTCCGTCTACTTGCGGGAGAACCCCGTCGTGGTCGGCATCGTGACGGTCCTGGTCCTGATCTACATCGTGGCCAACCTCGTGGTCGACCTGCTGTACGCCGTCCTCGACCCCAGGATCCGCTATGAGTAA
- a CDS encoding ABC transporter permease, with product MSNDTLPAAAPAAPPAKPVKTEKPASLWSDAWYDLRRNPVFIIGALMVAIFVLISAFPGLFDTVGVDPSTCQLADARKTWNSEHWFGSDNLGCDVYSRVIHGARVSILVGFISAGLTGFVGGVLGLLAGFYGRWVDVILSRVAEIFFAIPAILGALLILAVVGRDNAGIGSVVLALSLLAWPMVLRIMRAAVITAKHQDYVVAARALGAGPWRIMLRHILPNAVAPVIVVSTINLGAFIAGEAALSFLGVGIQSPQISWGLMIADARNRFLEAPLPLLFPALFLSLTILSVVMLGDAVRDALDPKLR from the coding sequence ATGAGTAACGACACTCTGCCCGCGGCCGCCCCCGCCGCGCCGCCGGCCAAGCCGGTCAAGACGGAGAAGCCGGCCAGCCTGTGGTCGGACGCCTGGTACGACCTGCGGCGCAACCCGGTGTTCATCATCGGCGCCCTGATGGTCGCGATCTTCGTGCTGATCTCGGCGTTCCCCGGCCTGTTCGACACGGTCGGCGTCGACCCCTCGACCTGCCAGCTCGCCGACGCGCGCAAGACCTGGAACTCCGAACACTGGTTCGGCAGCGACAACCTCGGATGCGACGTCTACTCGCGGGTCATCCACGGCGCCAGGGTCTCGATCCTGGTCGGTTTCATCAGCGCGGGCCTGACCGGGTTCGTCGGAGGAGTACTCGGTCTGCTCGCCGGCTTCTACGGGCGCTGGGTGGACGTGATCCTCTCCCGCGTCGCCGAGATCTTCTTCGCCATCCCCGCGATCCTGGGCGCCCTGCTCATCCTCGCGGTCGTCGGCCGCGACAACGCCGGCATCGGCAGCGTCGTGCTGGCCCTGTCCCTGCTCGCGTGGCCGATGGTGCTGCGCATCATGCGGGCCGCGGTGATCACCGCCAAGCACCAGGACTACGTGGTGGCCGCCCGCGCGCTCGGCGCGGGACCGTGGCGGATCATGCTCAGGCACATCCTGCCGAACGCGGTCGCGCCCGTGATCGTGGTCTCGACCATCAACCTCGGCGCGTTCATCGCCGGCGAGGCGGCCCTGTCGTTCCTCGGCGTCGGCATCCAGTCGCCGCAGATCTCCTGGGGCCTGATGATCGCGGACGCGCGCAACCGCTTCCTGGAGGCGCCGCTGCCGCTGCTGTTCCCCGCGCTGTTCCTGAGCCTGACCATCCTCAGCGTCGTGATGCTGGGTGACGCGGTTCGTGACGCGCTCGACCCCAAGCTGCGGTAG